From the genome of Streptomyces ficellus:
GCCTTCGCGCGCGCTCATCGCGTGCAGGTCGTCCCCGTCGACCCGGACCGTCCCGGCGGCGGGGCGCAGGGCCCGGTAGACGCAGCGCAGCAGGCTGGACTTGCCGCTGCCGTTGGGGCCGACCAGTCCGACGAGCTGTCCGTCAGCCACGCGCAGGGTGACGTCCTCCACCAGACGCGCGCCCGCGATCTCGACGTTCAGGTCATCGATGTCGATGCGCATCACGCGCCTCCGAAGGTGTACGAGCGGCGTCGCATCAGCAGGACGAAGCACGGCACGCCGATCACCGCGGTCAGTACGCCCACGGGAAGTTCGGTCGGTGCCATCACGACACGCGAGAGGACGTCCACCCAGATCATCAGGATCGCGCCGACGAGCGGTGCGACGGCCAGCACGCGGCGGTGGTCGGCGCCGACCAGCATGCGGACGCCGTGCGGAACGATCAGCCCCACGAAGCCGATCGCGCCGCTGACGGCGACCACGGCGCCGGTGACGGCCGCCGAGACCACGAAGAGTTCCTTGCGCAGCCGCCCCGCGTCCACGCCGAGCGCGGCAGCCGTCTCGTCGCCCATGGCGAGCGCGTTCAGCCGGCGCGCCGACAGCGTGAGGTGGACGAGGCCGGCGAGAACGGCACCCGCGGCGATGGGCAGAGAGGCCCAGTTGGCTCCGCCGAGGCTGCCGAGCAGCCACATCATCGCGGAGCGGGCCGCCTCACCGTGCTCGGCCGCGAACACCATGAACGTGGTGACGGCCGAGAAGCCGTAGTACATCGCACTGCCCGTGAGGACCAGCCGCATCGGGGACAGCCCGCGAGCGGTGCGGGCGATCGCGTACACCAGCATCATGGCGAGCAGCGCGGACAGGAACGCCGCGGTGGACAGCGCCCACATACCGAGCCCGCCCAGCGCGCCGAAGAGGAGGACGGCGTTGGCTCCGACGCCAGCGCCCGAGGAGATGCCGAGAACGAACGGGTCGGCGAGCGCGTTGCGGACCATGGCCTGCACGGCGACGCCGATGGCCGAGAGCCCCGCGCCGACGACCGCGGCCAGCAGGGCGCGCGGGAAGCGCAGTTCCCAGACGATGGTGTAGGCGGGCACCTCGGTGGGGGATATCGCTCCGCCGGTCAGCCCGGACCAGAGGTAGCGCAGCACCTCGCCCCAGGAGAGTCCGGAGGCTCCGATGCCCGCCCCGCAGACGAGGGAGAGCACCAGCACGGCGCACAGGGCGGCGAGGAGAGGTGGCAGCGGCACGCGTGTGGGCGGCGCCGGGCCGCGGCTCGTTCGGGTAGTGTGCGGCGGCGCGGCAGTGCTGCCGTGCTCGACGGATGTGGCCACGGGCGGTTCGCCTTCGCCTCGGGCCGTGCGAGCGCCAGGGAGCAGTCCGCGACACGGTGCGACCGGCGCAGCGCCCTCTCGCAGTCCACGGCGAGTTGTCAGGAGCCTTCACCGCCGCGGGTAATCGGGCTCACGGGTGACGGACCTGCGTACAGGTGCGTCACGCCGCCTACCGTTGCGGGTCAGCGCCGGACTTCGACCGGACTTCCCCCGCGGGGCGGTTGCAGCTTAGCGCGCTCCTGTTGACGCGCCGCCAGGCACCGAGCGGTACGGTTCCTGGCCTCGCCCCGCTCATGGGGTGGAATTCGCGTGGCCTGAGCCTCCAGGCGAAGGGATCAAAGCACTGATCCGGAGTGATTCGGAGGATCTGAGCCAGGTTGCACAAGAGGGAGCCGCCCCGGGCTGCCGGCAGCCGGGGCTGCTGGCAGCTGTGGCGTGGGGGCGGCTCAGGATTTACCGGTTGAGCTGCGCGTCCACCTCGGAGCCGGGTGGCTGCAGTGGCTGCAGTGGCTGCAGGATCGTGCGGAGAGCGACCGCGGGCTCGGCCGGGAACTCGACCTCGAATGCGGCGAGGCGGCCGCCGGGCAGCACCACGACAAGGTCGGGCCAGTGCACGGCGCGGGCACCGACGGGCACGGCGAGCGCTTCCCCGCGCGGGGCTTCGGCCGGAACCTGATGCACGCGAGGTCCGCCAGGAGCCCTACCGCGCTGCCGTGCACGGCTGCCGCTCGGAGAGCACCGTGCGCCTTCGCTCTCGCACGTCGTGATGCGGGCGAGGCCTTATGGGGCCTCGCCCGCGGAGGGGAGTGATGGCCGGTCAGAGGTCGCGGGTGGATCCCGACGCGGCGTACTGGTCGACGTCGAGCAGGGCACCGATCGAGGCGAGGAATCCCAGTTCTCTCGGACCGATCCCGAAGCCGGGTTCGTGCGGGTCCGCATCGGAGATCCACTGGACGAGAGCGAGCCTCAGGATGCACCCCCTCCGGGCCAGCTGTGCCATGCCTGCTTCCGCCGGGAGGATCCTCGGCCAGAGCCGCTCAAGGGCGAGTCCGAGATACTCGTCTTGGCCGACGTCCTCCCTCAGTTCCCAGACGTTGGTTCTGAGGGGGCGCTGGGGGTTGCGGGTGGAACTGCCCTTGCGCCGGGACGTGTCCGGCTGCCGACCGGTGATCTCCGACATCTCCTCGATCGAGATCTCGGTGGACTCGATGCGGAGGATCGCCGAACGCTTGCGCTCCATTGTCAGCACTTCCAGTATTCGCCGCTCTTGTGCAAGAGCGTGGGAATGTAACTCTTCTGGTCCTTGGGCATCAGGAACAAGTATCCGGTCTTCTTGTCGAGGTAGATGTCGTAGTGGGCGATGACCTTGTCCCGGACCTTGGCCTCACGAAGCACTTCCTCCTTGAATTCGTGCGCATCCCCAACCATCTTCGAAAGCTCACCGTCGCCCAGCTTGCGCAGCTTCCCGGGGCTGGTTTCGAACGCAGGCCCCGACTCACCACCGGAGTTGTGGACCAGGAGCGGCTGGGCCCCTGCCAGCACGTAATAGGTGTGCAGGCCCCGCACGGTCAGATTGTAGGCGGAGCGCAGCTCCTCCCAGTGCCGGACCTTCCCGATCTTCACCGAGCGGCCGTCGGAGCCTCGGAGAGTGTCTCCCTCCTTCAAATCGCCGGCTGATGTCCAGGCCCTGGCGTTTACCGACCAGAAGGGGTGGTTGGACGTGCTGGTCAGGGAGCCGCCGCCGCTTGCCGAAGGCAGGCTGATCTCGGTGAAAGCGAGGTCGTCAGGGGTGAAGATGGTGGCGTCGACTCTGCGGGCACCGGACTCCCCCGTGACCGGGTCCGAGGCGAGAACGGAGTCACCGATCGCGATCCGTTCGATCGGCTGGGTCGATCCGTCGCCCATGAGGACCATCGTCCCGGCGGGAAAGCTGTTCTTGGGGTTGCAGGGATTCTTCTTCTTGAAGAAGTTCCCGATCGCCTCGAAGACCTTCTCCGTGTCCACCCCGAATTTCTTGGCCCAGCCCACACCCTTGGCGGCGGCAGCGGCCCAGCCGGCGAACGGGAGCATCGCCGCGCAGGAGAGGGCAGCGTCCTTCGCGGCGTCCTTGCTGCCGATACCGTATTTGGCCAGGTTGGCTTCGACTGCATAGGCGATGCAGTTGACGGCGTCGGCCGGTTCTCCGACCACGGGGAAGAGTCCGATGAGGTCGAGGCTGAGGTGGATGGCGTCCTTGACGCTCATGCCTGGAGGTATGCGGCCGGTGATCAGCGCGAGGATCACGGGATTGAGGCCGGAGTTCGCGTCCTGTTCCGCCTCTTGCCGCATCTGCGCGTCGTAGTCGGCCGCCCGGCCCTCAAGGAGGGCCTGCTGTTCGGCGGTGTAGCGCTCGGTCTGATAGCGGACGACGGTCGCGCGGTACTTGCCGTAGGCCTCCGTGGCGCTCTGGCCGGCGTTGACGGAGGACTGGCGGGCTTCTTCGGCTGCCTGGAAGGCGCTGGCGGCGTAGCCCTGGGCGGCGCCGTAACTGGCCTCGGCGGAGATGGCCGCGTCGCGGGCCCGGCGGGCGCTGACGGTGGCCTGGGACGCGGCCTTGCGAGCGGTGGCGGCCGAGGCGGCGGCGGACTTGGCGGAGGCACTGGCGCGGTCAGCGGCCTGCTGGGCGCGGGTGGCGTGGCCGGCGGCCTGGTTGGCGTATTCGGTGGCGGTGTCGGCGTGGCCGGTGGCGGCGTCGGAGTGGCCTTGGGCCCGTTCGGCTGCGGCCGCGGCGTCGTAGGCGGACTTGTGGGCGAGGGCGGCGGTCTGGGCCGCGGTGGCGAGGATGGACTGGATCTGTTCGATGTGCGCAGCGTTGAGCTGGTCGCGGCGCATGGCCTTGTGGCGGCCGGAGGTGATGAAGGTGGTCAGGGTGCTGTCGGGGCTGGCGAGGGCGGCTTCGGCGGCAGCCTTGACCTCGGGGGTGCCGTCTTCTGCGAAACCGGAGGCCTGGATGCGATAGTCCTCGATGCGGGCCTGGTGCTGGCCCTTGGTGAGGAAGGTGTCAAGGGCCTTGGGGTCGGGGGAGTCAAGTGCGGCCTTTGCCTCTTCCTTGACGACGGCGGCGCCGGCTTCGGCGATCCGGGCGACCTCGACGCGGTTGGCTTCGGCAGCCGCCTGGTACTGACCCGCGGTGAGGAAGGCGTGGACCTGGGCGGGGGTGCCGGTCAGGGCGGTGGTCGCGGCGGTGCGGACGTCCTCGTGGGGTGATTGAGTGGCCAGGAGGTTGACGGCTTCGCGTTCGTCCTCCTCACCGGCCTGCTTCCAGCCGGTACGGGCGTAGGCGACAACTGCCGCGTCGTCGCCAGTGAGGGCGACTTCGGCGGCGGCCCGGCTCCAGGGGCCGCGAATCTGGAGAGCCGTCATGGCCATGGCGCGACCGTTGGCGGCGATCTTCGCGGGGGTCGCGTCCGGCTTGGCGGCCTGGGCTGCGAGGGTGTCGAAGTCGGCCTGGAGCTTGAGGGCGTCCTGCCCGAACTTGGTGATCCTTTTCTTGGCGGTGTTGGTGATCTCCTGGGCGTCGCGCGCCTCGTTGACCATCAGGGCCGTGCGGGTGGCGATCTCTTCGGCTTCGCCCTTGCGGGTGGTGGTCTGGATCTCCTGGGCCTTGGTGACGGCGGCGCTGGCCGCCTGGGCGGCCTTCAGCGCCTCACCCGCGTTGACCTTCGCGGCCTCGGCCGCGGCCTGGGCGTCACCGGCGTGCTGATTGGCCTTGCGGGCCGCGTCGGCCGCCTTGCGCGCGTGGGCGGCGGAGGAGAGGGCCGCGTCGCGGGCCTGGGTGGCCGCGGTGATGGCGTTGTCGGCGTGACGCTGGGCCTCCTGGGAGGCGCGCCCGGCTTCCGCGGCATGCCGTTCGGCGGCGGCTGCGGCCGACTTGGCCCCTGAGGCGTCGGCGCCGGCCTGATTCCGGTAGCGAGCCGCTTCGTTCGCGCTTCCGGCGGCCGCCTTCATGTCCTCGATGGCGTCTAGGGCGGCGGTCAGGGACTTCCGCGCGGCGCTGGCCGTCTTGATCATCGCGGTGAGGCTGTTGGCGATCTTCTCGGCTTCCGTCGCCGCCTTCAGGGCGTCGGCGGCCGCCTTCTCGTTGACCTTGCCGGAGGCCGCGGCCGACCATGCGTCGCTCGCAGCCTTGGAGGCCCGCTGGGCAGCGGTGGCCGCGTTGGAGGCGGCGGCGATCGCAGTCTGGGCGGCGGCGTTGGCCGCTTGGGCGGCGGAGATCGCGGCCTTCGCCGCGGCGGCGGCCCGGCGGGCGGACTCGGCGGCCCGGCGGGCGGCGTCCTCGGCCAGGTCCGCGTCGTTCTTCGCGGCGAGGGTCTCGGCGGCCGCCTTGGCGGCTTCCTTCTTCGCCAGTACCGCTGCGGTTTCGGCCTTCTTGGCCTGCTCCTCGGCACTGGCGCGGGCCTTGTCGGCGGCGGCCGCGGCGTCGGCGGTCTGCTTGGCCAGGTCGCTGATGCTGGCATGTTCCTGGTCCTGGGCGCGGGTGATGTACTGCCCGTAGGCCAGGAAGTCCCGGACTTCGGTGATGCCGGCGTTGAGTGCGGCTGCCGCGGCGCGCTTGGTGGCCGGTCCGCCCGTCATCTCGATCTGGGCGACACGCAGCCGGGCGTCCTCGTCGCGCCTCTTGTACTGGCCCTCGTTGAGGAAGGCACGAATGTCCTCAATACCGCCGTTCATGGCCGCGTCGCCGGCCTCGCGGACGACGACCCCTCCGGCTTCGGTGGCGCGGGCGGCGGCGACCCGCTGGTCATCCTCCAGCGGCTGCTTCCAGCCGTCCTTCATGAACGCGGCCAACTGGTCCGAGGTGCCCTCGAGTGCCTCGGCTGCGGCCGCGCTGACCTCCGGTCCGGCATCGGTGACGAGAGTGAGGGCCGCTTCGCGCAGGTCGAGTTCCTGGGCGGTCTTCTCGCCATCGGTGAGGAAGGCGCGGACCTGCGCGTCCGTTCCGATAAGCGCGGTCTGGGCGGCCGCCCGGACGGCCGGGCCCTCGGTCTTCCAGGACTGGAGGACCTTGGCCCGGTCGGACAGGGGTGATGCCGGCGGATCGGCGGCGCCGACCGGTGCCGCGGAGACGAGAGTGGCCACGAGAGCCAGAGGCAGGAGTCCTCGGGCGGACCTGCCGGCCAACTGGAATCCCCTCCCCCGGGGCCCAGTGCCTGCAATCTGACACACTGAAATCTGTTCCTTCTGCTGGTCGCCGGAGACCGGTTACGCCCCGCAAGGGCGGTGCGCGAGCCGAACCGCTTCCCGACGGTGCGGACCGCACGGGCCCTGCCGCCTTCTGTGTTCGGCTTCCCCAGGCCGAAGGCGGTCAGGAGCCCATCGCGTACGGAGACGTGCGTCGGCTCTGCGGTGAATGTGGTGGTGCGGATGGTGGTGCGCGATCGTTGCGCGAGGCGGCCGGCAGGGCGTTGCCTTCCAAGCCGGCGCCAGCCACGGCCACGAATATAGCTGAGAGATCAGACCGTGTCCTATGTGGTGAAGCGGACGAGTCGCTTCCAACGTCGCGCCCTCGCGCAGCGGCCGCCTGACGAGTAATCAGGTAATGCAAAGGTGCCTATGGCCAGCAAGAACAAGGGTTGTCGAGGTCCTTGTTCCCGCCACTTCCGGAGGCACTTCCCAGGCGAAGAAGCGTATCGGGTCCTACCCGCGTGTCCGCATCAAGGGCAGTGGTCACGGGGTGGTGTCTCAGCCCGGGGCCGCGCTGCTGGTCGAGTCCGCCCGCAAGGCCGCACTCGACCGGGCGGCAGCAACGGCGCTGATGCCGTGGCGACGTCCGCGGGCGGTACGCGATTCGGGAAAGATCCTGCTGGATTTGGCCCTCGCGGCCGCCCCGGGCCGTGACTGCCTCGCGGATGTCGGGAGCTGAGGGCCGCGCCGGCCGTGTTCGCGACTGCCTCAAGGACTGGCCGAGGGGAATGCGACTGATCATTTGCAAGGAACGCTCCCAACTCGGCCCCCGGTTGCGCTTTACCGACACCCACATCGGCACCCGCGGCCCGCGGCTCACAGCGTTCGCCACCAACACCACCGGCATCCTGATCGCCGAACTCGAACGGCGGCACCGCCAGCGCACCCGCGGTTCGCACGCCACTGGCCCCACCTGATCACACCGACGTCCCGGCACGACTCGAAGTCCTCACCCGGCTGACCAGCACATGCCTGCCCCTGCGAGCGACACCACCACAACCTGAGCAGTGGAACCCGGCGTCCACCCGATGCGACAGCCGGGCCATCAACCCGACCGCCACCGACCCGAACAACCGAAACGGCCCGCCGGAGAAACCGACGGACCGTCATGCAAGGTCGCAACTAGCAGCAGATGGCGGCGACGAGACGCAGAAAGGTCAGGTGGTCGCTGGGGTTGGCGTTCGTCATCAGGCATGTCTCGCATCCCGCCGCCCCGCGGCCGCACCTTCGGCGGCTTGATCAGCGGCTCCGTGATCTTCTACATCCGGTCCGGAACAATCCAACTCCAAGTACCGCGGCCCCTACCGACATCAACGACGACTTCACCCCGTAGAACACGGTTCACGTGTCTCGCCCCACACGGGCGGAAGGGTGAACCTGTGGCTATATTGTGCGGCGGCCCCCAGGCGATCATGACCGGCCCGCCTCCACAGCGCGGCCTCCACCACATCGTTGAACCCTCCGCGCAGGCGGGCGGGTTCGTCTTGGAAAGTGAACACAACAGTGCGCATACGCAGATGGTTGCCCATGACGATGGCGGCGCTCGCCGTCACCCTGGGAATGCCCACCACTACGGCCACCGCGGCCGGTGAAACCCCGCCGGAAGCGCCGTACGCCGTCGAGGACGGGACCTACCCCAACCGCGCCGACGTACTCGGACTGACCGGCGCCGACCTGATCGCCGGCGACGGGAACATCACTTTCACCTCTTGCGCCGGCCCCTACCAAATCAAAGTGTGGGCGGTGAAGCTGAAGACCAACGAGTCCAGGATCTGCTTCGCGGCCGACAAGACCGGCTACCTGAAGGTCAACATTCCGCGGGCCTACCGCATCGAGACCGTCGGCCGTGATGTCAGGGCAGGCGTATCCATCGCCAATACCACCGAGGACCTCACCATCGCCCGGAACACTTCCAAGGGCTTTGGAGAGGCCGACCTCAGCGACCCGAAGCAGGCGGTCCTGCTGGAAATGCGGGTCACCGGGGCCACCCCGACCACTCCCGGTGCCTCGGGGGACATCACCGGACTCTCCTTCACCGGCCGCCTGGACATCGGTGACGTCAAGCACTGCACGGCCACCCTGGTCGACCCCCAGTGGGTGCTCTCCGCCAAGAGCTGTTTCGCGGACAAGCCCGCCGAGAGCAACACGGTGGCCGCGGGTGCGCCGAAGGAGAAGACCACCGTGGTCCTGGGCCGGCGGCACCTCGGCCTGATGGGCGGTCACACCAGTGAGATCGTCGAACTCGTACCGCACCCGGACCGCGACCTGGTGATGGGGCGTCTGGCCGCACCGTCGACGATCCCGCCCGCGGTGGCATCCGCCGCCGGGCCCGCCGCCGGTCAGAAGCTCACCGTCGCGGCCTTCGGTCGCACCGAAACCGAGTGGGTGCCCGCCGAGCGCCATGACGGCGCGTTCACCACCGGCACTGTGGCGTCCACCGGCTTCGACCTGGCCCCGCAGGACCCGGCGGCGGCGAGCGTGTGCCAGGGTGACGCCGGTGCTCCCGCCGTCCGCCAGGTTGCTGTACGCGAGTTCGAGCTCGTCGGCATCGTCAGCCGGGCCTTCAACGGCAACTGCCAGGGCGGCACCGAGACCCGGACCGGTGCCTCCGCCGTCCGCGTCGACGACCTGTCCACGTGGATGCTGCAAACCCGCAGCGGGAAGACCTCCACCCTCCTGCAAAGCGGTGCGAACCTCTACCAGGGCCTCCGTTTGGCCGACGGTTCCTGGACCGGCTTCACCGACGTCCAGTCCGCTGCCGGTGACATCGGAGGCATCCGCACCGCCACGGCCGCCGGCATCGGCTCCAGCACCCACGTCGTGGCTGTGGGCACCGACGGCCGCCTACACCACACCATCCGCCGGATCGACGGCACCTGGACGCAGTTCGGCGACATCGGCGAGGTAGCCGGAGTCCTCGGCAGCCTCACCCAGGTATCCGCTGTTTCCGTGGGCAACGACCTGCACGTCTTGGCGCTGGCAAACGGCAAGGTCTTCCACACCCTGCGCAACGCCTCCGGGCACTGGAGCCCCTTCGGCGACATCTCCACGGTCACCGGGCCGATCGGCGCCGTGACCTCCCTGGCCACAGCCAGTGTCGGCGGTCAGCTCCAGGTTTCCGCCGTCTCCAACGGCAAGGCATTCCACACCATTCGCACGGCCTCCGGCCACTGGAACGGCTGGGGCGACATCTCGCAGGTGGCCGGAGCGACCGGTGCCATCAGCTCCATCGCCATGGCCGGCATCGGGGCCGAGGCCCACATCGTGGTCGCGACCGACGGCGGCACCCGCCAATACCACGCCCTGCGCACCGCTACCGGCCACTGGGAGCCCTTCGCCGAGCTGAAGTCCATCCTGGGCACCGTCATCGTCAAGTCCGTCGGAGCGGCCGGCGTCGACGGACAGCTCCAGCTCACCGCGACCACCTCCACCGGCAAGCTCCTGCACACCGTCCGCCGTGCCGACCGCACCTGGAACCCGACCACCCAGATCACCCCCCAGGGCGTTGCCGGCACCCTCGCCGCCACTGCTGTCACCGGAACCCTCTAGCCCCGGACACCCCTGCGGAAAGGCGCCCCGACCGGCCACCCTTCCGCAGGGGTTCTCCCGCAGCACACCGGCGCGGAGGTTGACCCGGTTCGCCGGTTCGCCGGCATGCTCGACAACCGCGACGCCACTCTCCTCCCGGGCTTGCTCGTCGGGAAAATCTCGCCAGAGCCGTGAGCGTACGCAGTTGATGATGCGCTGACCACGGGTTCTCGTCACGCCACCGTGATGACAACCTTGCCCGAGGTGTGACCGTTCTCGACGGTGGCGAGGGCGCCCGGGGCGTCGGAGAGCGGGTGGACCGCGGTGATCACGGGTGCGAGGAGTCCGTCGAGGGCCAGCCGGGCCGACCGCTCCAGGTTCTCGCGGTCGACGCGACGCTCGACGAACCGCCCACCGAGATCGGGCACGGACATATCACCCACAGCGATGACGTTGCGAGGATCCTGGGCCAGCGGAGCGACCGTCCGCAGCGAGGCGCCTCCGACCAGGTCGACGATCCCGTCGAAGCCGTCCGGAACCAGCTCGCGTGCCGCGGAGACGACGTCCCCGGCCCGGTAATCGATGAACCGCACCCCGATGGCCTCCGCGTGCTCGCGTTTGGCGGTACTCCCGGTGCCGATCACACGCAGCTCGCGCCCGATGGCCAGCCGGGCGACGGCGAGGCCGACCCCGCCCCCCACGCCGTTGACCAGAACCGCGGCACCGGCCGGGAGGCCGAGCTGGTCGAGCACGTCCACCGCGGTCGTCCCGGCCATCGGCAGCGTCGCCGCCACGGTCGCGGACAGACCCTCCGGAATGCGCGCGGTATTCGGCGCGGACAGCACCGTCGTCTCGGCGTAGGTGCCGCCACCAGTGAGTGCGAAGCCGAAGACCGCGTCACCCACCTCGAGCCCCTCGACGTCCTCGCCCCGCGCGAGAACCGTTCCGGCCGCCTCCATGCCCAGCACCCGGGGAAACGGGCGCCCGCCGTCGAGCCCGTCGACCAGGCCCGAGCGCAGAAGGTGGTCGAGGGGATTCACGCCGGCGGCGTCCACCCGTATCAGCACCTCGCCGCGATCGGGGTCAGGATCGGGGCGATCGAAGAACTCCTGCACCTCGGGCCCGCCATGCCTGCCGAAACCCCATACTTTCCCCATCTTTCCGCCGCCTCTTGTGTGACCGACCCGGTGATTCCGAGTGTTGTCGCCATCCTCACCTCTGACATCGATGTAAGAGGCAAGCGACTATGGCGCAGGTCACAGCATCAGGCCGACCGTGCCACCGGCTCCGGGGGCGTGGACAGCTCCGCCCGGTGCCGGCTGTTGGCCTTGATCAGCACGTCGAGTGCATCCCGGGTCGCGATCAGGTGCGCGATGTCGGCGTCGATCCGGTCGCGCTCGCGCATCAGCGCCGTGAACGTCTCCTCGGCGACGCCCAGGTCACCCGGGACGTCCACACACGGCAGCACCGTCACGATCACCCGGCTGGACATTCCCGCGTCGAACAGTTGCCGGATGAGGGACACGCGCTGGACCGCAGCATCGGAATAGTGACGCTGCCCCGCGTGGGTGCGTGAGCTGGTCAGCAGGCCCTGCTCTTCGTAGTACCGCAGTGAGCGCGGACTCACGCCCGTGCGCTTGGACAACTCGCCTATCCGCATCCTCGGGAGCCTACGCCCGCGCGCTTCAGGTGTTCTGTGGTCCGGGTGCGCCTCGACCTACTGCGCGAAGTGCTCCCGAGACCACCCCTTCCTGAACCGCGTCCAGGGCCGCCGTTGTACCCGGCACGCGGTGTGACCGGTGACCAGCGCGGTACCCACAGGCACTCAGCCCGGTCGGAAGAGGCCGTCGATCGCCGGTACCGGAATGACGCCACCCGACGTCGGCCTGAGCGACTCGGACGTACGAACCAAGGGTGACGGTCCCCGTATCGGCCGGTCAGGGCCCTTGGGCGCTGTCAGACTCCCGAAAGGCAACGCGCCGGCAGGGCGTGAGCGAGACGGGGGCGGCGAGACGGGGTGGGCGTGACCGAGCGCGGTACGACAGGTCGTGCCGCTCCGGACGAGACGGGGCCGGGCGCCACGGACCATGGCGTCCCGCGCGCACGTGCGACGGCGGAGGGCCGACCGGGCGGGTGGCAGCGCGGCGATGCGCCCGGGGGGCAGCGGCGAGGCGACGAACCGGGCCGGAAACGGTCGGGCGCAGGCCCCGGCGAGCAGCGGCGGGACGAGGGGCGGCCGCGCGCGGCGCCGGTGCACGTGGCGTGCGTGATGGACGGCAACGGCCGCTGGGCGCAGCGGCGTTCGCTGCCGCGCACGGCGGGGCACCAGGCTGCCGAGGCCGCCATCATCGACGTCATCGAGGCGGCCCGGGCCGCCGGCGTCGGGTGGCTCAGCCTGTACGCCTTCTCGACCGAGAACTGGGGCCGCCCCGGCACCGAGGTCGACTACCTGCTGCGCCTGGTCCGCCGGGTCGTGCGGAAGCACGCGCCGCTGCTGCTCGCCCGGGGCATCCGC
Proteins encoded in this window:
- a CDS encoding DUF4279 domain-containing protein, which translates into the protein MERKRSAILRIESTEISIEEMSEITGRQPDTSRRKGSSTRNPQRPLRTNVWELREDVGQDEYLGLALERLWPRILPAEAGMAQLARRGCILRLALVQWISDADPHEPGFGIGPRELGFLASIGALLDVDQYAASGSTRDL
- a CDS encoding FecCD family ABC transporter permease, which gives rise to MPLPPLLAALCAVLVLSLVCGAGIGASGLSWGEVLRYLWSGLTGGAISPTEVPAYTIVWELRFPRALLAAVVGAGLSAIGVAVQAMVRNALADPFVLGISSGAGVGANAVLLFGALGGLGMWALSTAAFLSALLAMMLVYAIARTARGLSPMRLVLTGSAMYYGFSAVTTFMVFAAEHGEAARSAMMWLLGSLGGANWASLPIAAGAVLAGLVHLTLSARRLNALAMGDETAAALGVDAGRLRKELFVVSAAVTGAVVAVSGAIGFVGLIVPHGVRMLVGADHRRVLAVAPLVGAILMIWVDVLSRVVMAPTELPVGVLTAVIGVPCFVLLMRRRSYTFGGA
- a CDS encoding MerR family transcriptional regulator, which translates into the protein MRIGELSKRTGVSPRSLRYYEEQGLLTSSRTHAGQRHYSDAAVQRVSLIRQLFDAGMSSRVIVTVLPCVDVPGDLGVAEETFTALMRERDRIDADIAHLIATRDALDVLIKANSRHRAELSTPPEPVARSA
- a CDS encoding NADP-dependent oxidoreductase, translated to MGKVWGFGRHGGPEVQEFFDRPDPDPDRGEVLIRVDAAGVNPLDHLLRSGLVDGLDGGRPFPRVLGMEAAGTVLARGEDVEGLEVGDAVFGFALTGGGTYAETTVLSAPNTARIPEGLSATVAATLPMAGTTAVDVLDQLGLPAGAAVLVNGVGGGVGLAVARLAIGRELRVIGTGSTAKREHAEAIGVRFIDYRAGDVVSAARELVPDGFDGIVDLVGGASLRTVAPLAQDPRNVIAVGDMSVPDLGGRFVERRVDRENLERSARLALDGLLAPVITAVHPLSDAPGALATVENGHTSGKVVITVA
- a CDS encoding trypsin-like serine protease is translated as MTMAALAVTLGMPTTTATAAGETPPEAPYAVEDGTYPNRADVLGLTGADLIAGDGNITFTSCAGPYQIKVWAVKLKTNESRICFAADKTGYLKVNIPRAYRIETVGRDVRAGVSIANTTEDLTIARNTSKGFGEADLSDPKQAVLLEMRVTGATPTTPGASGDITGLSFTGRLDIGDVKHCTATLVDPQWVLSAKSCFADKPAESNTVAAGAPKEKTTVVLGRRHLGLMGGHTSEIVELVPHPDRDLVMGRLAAPSTIPPAVASAAGPAAGQKLTVAAFGRTETEWVPAERHDGAFTTGTVASTGFDLAPQDPAAASVCQGDAGAPAVRQVAVREFELVGIVSRAFNGNCQGGTETRTGASAVRVDDLSTWMLQTRSGKTSTLLQSGANLYQGLRLADGSWTGFTDVQSAAGDIGGIRTATAAGIGSSTHVVAVGTDGRLHHTIRRIDGTWTQFGDIGEVAGVLGSLTQVSAVSVGNDLHVLALANGKVFHTLRNASGHWSPFGDISTVTGPIGAVTSLATASVGGQLQVSAVSNGKAFHTIRTASGHWNGWGDISQVAGATGAISSIAMAGIGAEAHIVVATDGGTRQYHALRTATGHWEPFAELKSILGTVIVKSVGAAGVDGQLQLTATTSTGKLLHTVRRADRTWNPTTQITPQGVAGTLAATAVTGTL
- a CDS encoding polymorphic toxin-type HINT domain-containing protein encodes the protein MATLVSAAPVGAADPPASPLSDRAKVLQSWKTEGPAVRAAAQTALIGTDAQVRAFLTDGEKTAQELDLREAALTLVTDAGPEVSAAAAEALEGTSDQLAAFMKDGWKQPLEDDQRVAAARATEAGGVVVREAGDAAMNGGIEDIRAFLNEGQYKRRDEDARLRVAQIEMTGGPATKRAAAAALNAGITEVRDFLAYGQYITRAQDQEHASISDLAKQTADAAAAADKARASAEEQAKKAETAAVLAKKEAAKAAAETLAAKNDADLAEDAARRAAESARRAAAAAKAAISAAQAANAAAQTAIAAASNAATAAQRASKAASDAWSAAASGKVNEKAAADALKAATEAEKIANSLTAMIKTASAARKSLTAALDAIEDMKAAAGSANEAARYRNQAGADASGAKSAAAAAERHAAEAGRASQEAQRHADNAITAATQARDAALSSAAHARKAADAARKANQHAGDAQAAAEAAKVNAGEALKAAQAASAAVTKAQEIQTTTRKGEAEEIATRTALMVNEARDAQEITNTAKKRITKFGQDALKLQADFDTLAAQAAKPDATPAKIAANGRAMAMTALQIRGPWSRAAAEVALTGDDAAVVAYARTGWKQAGEEDEREAVNLLATQSPHEDVRTAATTALTGTPAQVHAFLTAGQYQAAAEANRVEVARIAEAGAAVVKEEAKAALDSPDPKALDTFLTKGQHQARIEDYRIQASGFAEDGTPEVKAAAEAALASPDSTLTTFITSGRHKAMRRDQLNAAHIEQIQSILATAAQTAALAHKSAYDAAAAAERAQGHSDAATGHADTATEYANQAAGHATRAQQAADRASASAKSAAASAATARKAASQATVSARRARDAAISAEASYGAAQGYAASAFQAAEEARQSSVNAGQSATEAYGKYRATVVRYQTERYTAEQQALLEGRAADYDAQMRQEAEQDANSGLNPVILALITGRIPPGMSVKDAIHLSLDLIGLFPVVGEPADAVNCIAYAVEANLAKYGIGSKDAAKDAALSCAAMLPFAGWAAAAAKGVGWAKKFGVDTEKVFEAIGNFFKKKNPCNPKNSFPAGTMVLMGDGSTQPIERIAIGDSVLASDPVTGESGARRVDATIFTPDDLAFTEISLPSASGGGSLTSTSNHPFWSVNARAWTSAGDLKEGDTLRGSDGRSVKIGKVRHWEELRSAYNLTVRGLHTYYVLAGAQPLLVHNSGGESGPAFETSPGKLRKLGDGELSKMVGDAHEFKEEVLREAKVRDKVIAHYDIYLDKKTGYLFLMPKDQKSYIPTLLHKSGEYWKC